The following proteins come from a genomic window of Amphiura filiformis chromosome 16, Afil_fr2py, whole genome shotgun sequence:
- the LOC140136312 gene encoding melatonin receptor type 1B-B-like: MADADDLSYMVTSTMDTFIYNGTITPEPHDITFAQRIVIGICVLLVCIFGFLGNSLTIFAVILSKKLRTTTNVFVAHLAIADLLSCLFQPWDAIGLWSMDGWPLPEWICTLSSGISLVCLCFTVVDLALIAINRYLKIMFLLRTYQKIYSVRNIVIMLTIGWLYCFCVVIIPPCFGIGRIGYSYDLKTCASDETNRYSSLYTAVCAALIYPIPLIIVIFCYTKIFLYVRRHQKIINMRRKSTGVSLRREGVKPPDSQQIQITKNLMYVVVAFLVCLGPFTISIAIDSLKTARHWTGLLALSNSAVNPVIYGLKHPGFREVFSYILKGQWKYIPEPASFVHQFRSTAGKESMRSPSIHENKKLTISRNDNVSISIKA; this comes from the coding sequence ATGGCAGACGCAGACGATCTTTCTTATATGGTGACCTCCACAATGGATACCTTTATATATAATGGAACAATTACACCAGAACCTCACGATATCACTTTTGCCCAGAGGATTGTTATTGGTATATGTGTTCTTCTAGTTTGCATTTTCGGATTTCTTGGGAACAGTTTGACTATATTTGCTGTGATTCTGTCGAAAAAACTGCGAACAACAACTAACGTGTTTGTGGCACATCTTGCTATAGCTGATTTACTTTCGTGTTTATTTCAACCTTGGGATGCCATTGGACTGTGGTCTATGGATGGATGGCCTTTGCCAGAATGGATATGCACATTATCATCGGGAATATCATTGGTTTGTCTCTGCTTTACTGTTGTAGACTTAGCTCTGATTGCCATAAATCGGTATCTCAAAATCATGTTCCTATTACGAACATATCAAAAAATTTACTCTGTTCGAAATATCGTCATAATGCTTACCATTGGATGGCTGTACTGTTTTTGTGTCGTAATTATACCACCATGTTTTGGTATCGGTCGCATTGGATATTCGTATGATTTGAAAACTTGTGCTTCAGATGAAACAAATCGGTATAGTTCTCTCTACACAGCTGTATGTGCCGCGCTTATATACCCTATACCGCTTATCATCGTAATATTTTGTTATACGAAGATTTTTTTGTACGTCCGCCGACATCAGAAGATCATCAACATGCGTCGAAAGAGTACTGGAGTGTCTTTAAGACGAGAAGGCGTGAAACCACCAGATTCACAACAAATACAGATTACTAAAAATCTTATGTACGTCGTGGTAGCTTTCTTAGTTTGTCTTGGTCCATTTACCATATCCATCGCTATTGATTCCTTAAAAACCGCCAGACATTGGACTGGACTGTTAGCTCTTTCCAACTCAGCCGTAAATCCAGTAATCTACGGACTAAAACATCCTGGATTTAGGGAAGTATTTTCGTATATTCTTAAAGGACAATGGAAATATATCCCAGAACCTGCAAGTTTTGTACATCAGTTTAGATCAACGGCTGGTAAAGAATCAATGAGAAGCCCATCGATTCATGAAAATAAGAAATTGACGATATCTCGCAATGATAATGTTAGCATATCCATCAAAGCATAA